Proteins encoded by one window of Mustela erminea isolate mMusErm1 chromosome 5, mMusErm1.Pri, whole genome shotgun sequence:
- the PROX2 gene encoding prospero homeobox protein 2, with product GHSEKGLPQGATALSKCLFSQDLDPNSGLLPPLSQACSCLPEPCMDGERSPAPPEKGRDAPFAWSPGPSSSFIDPDWFGDENIQAKRARVETIVQGMCLSPHTPAPAPSKARARDGACCPGKAQERKRKQSLPMQQGPLKPGPAGDHGSRKGGPRVREQLHQLKQQLKHLQKHILRAAEPRDTAQDPGGSETDKGPLRAQQRKGYGRRSRALDSDHYQGSHGDHPEEEKHRVSEAEHQSEEPRFLPCGAQALLEILRKELTGAVSQAVDSVLQKVLLDPPGHLTQLDRSFQGLVPEGRSEPSPPERGACKDLFPLATLPRRAQSQTGVLLQNLSLAKSLDPPRYPVSLRMIPIPYQGPPANCPLTAPSHIQENQTLGQLLDPRPSGHWSSSLPHDSTPQSHRSLESGLRPCGVLKLRPSVLSQQHYALPFASPRLERLPVLPSVKMEQGGLQAVPDVLPFPSVHIQEGLNPGHLKKAKLMFFFTRYPSSNLLKAYFPDVQFNRCITSQMIKWFSNFREFYYIQMEKFARQATTDGVTNPKMLVVLRDSELFRALNMHYNKGNDFEVPDCFLEVASLTLQEFFRAVSAGKDSDPSWKKPIYKIISKLDSDIPEIFKSSNYPQELFRN from the exons GGACATTCGGAGAAGGGACTCCCTCAGGGAGCCACGGCTCTGAGCAAGTGTCTGTTTAGCCAGGATCTGGATCCAAACTCtggcttgcttcctcctctgtcccagGCTTGCTCCTGCCTGCCAGAGCCCTGTATGGATGGTGAGAGAAGCCCAGCCCccccagagaagggcagagatgcCCCCTTTGCCTGGAGCCCCGGCCCCAGCTCCAGCTTCATCGACCCTGACTGGTTTGGGGATGAGAACATCCAAGCAAAGAGGGCGAGGGTGGAGACCATCGTCCAAGGCATGTGCCTCTCTCCTCACACTCCGGCTCCGGCGCCCAGCAAGGCCCGAGCCAGGGACGGTGCCTGCTGCCCAGGGAAGGCCCAGGAGCggaagaggaagcagagcctTCCCATGCAGCAAGGCCCCCTGAAGCCAGGCCCTGCCGGGGACCACGGCAGCCGGAAAGGGGGCCCTCGGGTAAGAGAACAGCTCCATCAGCTGAAGCAACAGctaaaacatttacaaaagcaCATCCTGCGGGCTGCTGAGCCCAGGGACACAGCCCAGGACCCAGGGGGCTCTGAGACGGACAAGGGCCCTCTGAGGGCACAGCAGAGGAAGGGTTATGGACGTAGGTCCCGGGCTCTGGACAGTGACCACTACCAGGGTTCCCATGGGGACCACCCTGAGGAGGAAAAACACAGAGTCTCTGAGGCGGAACACCAGTCTGAGGAGCCCAGGTTCCTTCCCTGTGGAGCACAGGCATTGCTGGAGATTCTGAGGAAAGAACTGACTGGGGCAGTGTCCCAAGCTGTGGACTCAGTATTACaaaaggtactgttggatccacCAGGCCACCTGACTCAGTTGGACAGAAGCTTCCAGGGGCTTGTGCCAGAGGGGAGAAGTGAGCCCTCACCTCCTGAGAGAGGTGCCTGTAAAGACCTATTTCCTCTGGCCACCTTGCCCAGGAGGGCCCAGTCACAGACCGGGGTCCTGTTGCAAAACCTCTCACTGGCCAAGTCTCTGGACCCTCCCAGGTACCCTGTCTCTCTGAGGATGATCCCCATACCCTATCAGGGTCCCCCAGCAAACTGTCCTTTGACTGCGCCTTCCCACATCCAGGAAAATCAGACTCTTGGCCAGCTGCTGGATCCCAGACCCAGTGGTCACTGGAGCAGCAGTCTTCCCCACGACTCAACTCCCCAAAGTCATCGCTCCTTAGAGTCCGGCCTGCGACCGTGCGGAGTGCTCAAACTGCGGCCATCGGTGCTGAGCCAGCAGCACTACGCCTTGCCCTTCGCTTCCCCCCGTCTGGAAAGACTGCCCGTTCTTCCCTCGGTGAAGATGGAACAGGGCGGCCTGCAGGCTGTCCCCGATGTGCTGCCTTTTCCTTCAGTCCAC ATCCAGGAGGGCCTAAATCCTGGTCACTTGAAGAAGGCCAAACTGATGTTTTTCTTCACACGCTACCCCAGCTCCAACCTCTTGAAGGCTTACTTCCCCGATGTCCAG TTCAACCGCTGCATAACCTCCCAGATGATCAAGTGGTTCAGCAACTTTCGGGAGTTTTATTACATCCAGATGGAGAAATTTGCCCGGCAAGCGACTACAGATGGTGTCACAAATCCCAAGATGCTGGTGGTACTCCGTGACTCAGAGCTTTTTCGAGCTCTCAATATGCACTATAACAAGGGAAACGATTTTGAG GTCCCAGATTGCTTCTTGGAAGTTGCCAGCTTGACGTTACAGGAGTTCTTCAGGGCTGTCTCCGCGGGGAAAGACTCAGATCCTTCCTGGAAGAAacccatttataaaattatttcgaAACTGGACAGTGACATCCCAGAGATATTCAAATCTTCCAACTATCCCCAGGAGCTGTTTCGGAATTAA